From one Maritimibacter sp. DP1N21-5 genomic stretch:
- the rpsS gene encoding 30S ribosomal protein S19 has translation MARSVWKGPFVDSYVLKKAEKAREAGKNEVIKIWSRRSTILPQFVGLTFGVYNGQKHIPVNVTEDMIGQKFGEYAPTRTYYGHAADKKAKRK, from the coding sequence ATGGCACGTTCTGTATGGAAAGGGCCTTTTGTCGACTCTTATGTCCTCAAGAAGGCTGAGAAGGCTCGCGAAGCGGGCAAAAACGAAGTGATCAAGATCTGGTCGCGCCGTTCGACGATCCTGCCCCAGTTCGTGGGCCTGACCTTCGGCGTCTACAACGGTCAGAAGCACATCCCCGTCAACGTGACGGAGGACATGATCGGCCAGAAATTCGGTGAATACGCGCCGACCCGTACCTACTACGGGCACGCCGCGGACAAGAAAGCGAAGCGGAAGTAA